The genomic region TGGGCCCCGAAGTTCGTCTCCACCGAGATCCGGGCGTACTGGTCCGTGGTCGGGGTCCCCATCACGTTCCCCTCCGCCGCCTTGAACGCCTCGACGAGCGCGGCGTAGTCCGGCATCACCCGCGGGACGATGTACAGACCGGTCGCCTTCCCGATATCCTCGACGATCTGCTTGGCCGTCGCCTCGATCACTTCCGCCCGCGTGGATGGGGGGAACACCCAGATGATCGGGTTGTCCCTCGTGCCGAGCGCCTGGGCGAGCCCCGTCGCCCCCAGCGCCACCGTTACCACCAACACTGCCAACGTGAGTCGCTTCACAGCACCACCTCCTGGTGTGTCCGATTATACCCGCCCCCCGCGGCGGGCGCGGGCCGCGACGAGGGCTCGTACCCGGTCCGCCTCCACCGGGTTCCCCACCACCCCGCCGGCCTTGAGGGAGGTGCCGACGATGAACCCCGCGGCCCGGGGGTAGTGGAGGAGGTTCTCCGGCCGGATCCCGCTCCCCACGAACACGGGGAGCCCCGAGGCATCCTGAACTGCCTCCACGTCAGCGGGCGGGGGCGGCTCCCCCGTCCCCCCGCCGGTGACGATGAGGGCGTCGGGCCCGTTGCGGGCCGCATCGCGCGCCGCAGAAGGGAGGGTGTCCAGGTGCACGGCGTGCTTCACGTGGACGTCGGCGAGCACGGCCACCTCCCCCCCGAGCACCCGCCGCAGGTCGAGGATCGCCCGCGCCTCCCCCTCGATCAGTCCCTGGTCCGTGAACGCGACCCCGCTGAACACGTTCACGCGGATGAACGACGCCCCAGCGAGGGACGCGATCGCAAGCGCCGCCACGCCGTCCGAGCGAAGGACGTTCACCCCCAGCGGGATCCGCGCCCCCCGCGCGAGCTCGCGGGCCACGATCGCCAACGCCGCCACCGTGGTCGGGTCGGCCTTCTTGCGAAACGGGGCATCGCCGAAGTTCTCCACGATCGCCCCGTCCGCCCCACCCGCCTCCAGGGCAGCGAGGTCGGCTCGCGCCCGGTCGAGGATCGGATCAAGGCCTCCCCCCTTGGAGCGCGGCGCCCCCGGCAAGGGGGGGAGGTGGATCACCCCCACCACGGGCCGCGAGCCCTGAGGCCAGGGAAGGGGCAACGCTACCCCCGCCCGGACCGGGCCGCGGCCACGAACCGCACCACCCGCTCCTCATCCACCGGCGCGGTCGGATCGCCCCCGCGCTTGAGGCTCGACCCGACGATGACCCCGTCCGCCCACTGCAGGAAGTGGGCGATGTTCTCCTCCGTCGCCCCCGATCCCACCAGGACCGGACGGTGGGCGAGCTCCTTCGCCGCCCGCACCTTCTCCCCAGCGGGGGCATCCCCGGTCATGCGGCCGGAGACGATGAGGGCATCCGCCCCGTAGAACTCGGTCCACGCGATGTGGGTGGCGAGGTCGATCCCCGGGAAGCGGACGGCGTGCTTCTTGTCCACATCGCAGAGGAGCTTGATGTGCTCGGCCCCGAGTTCCTTCCGCTTGCGGAGAAGCTCGGCGGCACAGCCGTGGTCGAACTCGCCCGTGTCCCACACCTGGGCCCCGGTGAGGAGGCACACCCGGATGAACGCCGCCCCACAGGCGACGGCGATGGCCAGCGCGACCACGCCCCCGTTGTGGACGACGTTGATCCCCACCGGGACCGAGACCTCCTCCACCACCGCCCGAGCGGCGACGGCGTGGCACGCGCTCTCCTCGGGGGGCACGGCCCGCCCCACGTGGTAGGGGAGGTCCCACATGTTCTCCACGATCAGCCCGTCCACCCCGCCCCGCACGAGGGCCCGCGCATCGGAGAGCGCCGCCGCGATGATCTTCTCCATCCCGTAGCCGGCGTACCCCGGCGCGCCGGGGAGCGGCCACAGGTGGACCATCCCGATCACTGGAACCTCCACCCCACAGAGGTCGCCAAGCGACGCGATCCTTAGCCCATCCCAGCGCTCCTTCCACTCCGCGCTCATCGTCCCTCCTTCCGCCAGTGGGTCTCGATCCACCCGGCAAGGGTACTCCCCCGGTCGAGGAGGGCCAGGAGGTCGCCCCGCTCGGGCAGGGGTCCCCCTGCCCCATGCCGGACCGCGGCCGCACCGAGGAGGTTCCCGAGCTCCCCCACCTCCTCCGGCTCCCAGCCGGAGAGGACCCCCACGATCGCCCCGGCGTTGAACGCATCCCCGGCCCCAGTCGTGTTCCCCACCTCGACGGGGTGACCGGGGACGCACGCCCCGCCGCAAGGGCCCTGGACTAAGCACCCATCGCGATCGAGCTTCACCGCCACCCAGCCCACCCCACGGCGGCGGAGCTCCGCGGCCCCGGACCACGGATCGTCGTGCCCCGTGAGGTCGCGGATCTCGTGCCGGTTGGGGAGGAGGAGGGCGAAGGCCGACAGGGGATCGCGGTCGCCCCGCACGGTGCCCGCCATCGCTCCCGGGTCGAGGCTCAGGGGAATCCCCTCCGCCTGGGCACGGGCCACGGCGCGCTCCGCCGCGGCGCGCTCGGCCCCCCCACGCCATGCATAGCCGGAGACGTGGAGCCAGTCCACCCCAGCGAGCCAGGACCCCGGAATCTCCTCCCACCGGAGATCGCGCGCCGCGCCAGGCGAGGCGAGGAGGGTCCGTTCCCCGCCAGGGTGGATGAGGGCGAAGCAGAGGCCGGTCGGCCTCCCCGCGATGCGTTGGAGCCACGTCGGGGGGACACCGTCCCGGATGAGGGACTGCAGGAGCCAGTCCGCGAACGGATCGTCGCCCACCGCCGCCGCGAGGCGCACCTCGCACCCGAGCGCCGCGAGCCAGCGGGCGGTGAGCGCAGCCGATCCCCCCACCGCCAGTGCGGCGTCGGCATGGGCCTCTCCCCCCGGGGGAGGCACGGCCCCGACCCGGATCGTCACGTCCGCGTTCAGGTCGCCCAGAACGGCGACGACCGGACGGCGGCTCACTCGCGCTTGTAGGGCTCCCCGAGGGCCTTCGGGAACCGGACCCGCCCCACGACCCCCGACACCACGAGGAGGGTCACGATGTAGGGGAGCATGTCCACGAACTGCCACGGGATCGGCTTCGTGGGCAAGGTCTTGATCCACGTGGCGAGGCTCTGGAAGAACCCAAAGATGAGCCCGCCCACCAAGGCCAGGATCGGGTTCAAACCGCTGAACACGACCGTGGCCAGGGCGATGAACCCCCTTCCCGCGGAGATCTCCTTCGTCACCGACCCGAACCAACCCACGGACAGGTACGCCCCGGCGAGGCCGGCGAGCGCGCCCCCGAACGTGGTCGCCAAGAGCCGGGTCAGGTGGACGTTGATCCCCGCGACGTCCGCCGCCTCGGGGTTCTCCCCCACCGCCTTCAGAATGAGCCCGGCCCGGGTCCGCCTGAGGAACCAGTGGGTGAGGAACGGCACCACGAGGGCGACAAAGATGAGGGGGGACAGCGCCCCCAGCGGCGTGTGCAGCTTGGCAAGCTGCGCCTCCGCCGGGACAGCGTGGAACCCGGGCGCCCCGAGCTTGATGAGCCCGAACGCCACAAACCCCATCGCGAACAGGTTGATCCCGATCCCGGCGATCATCTGCGTCCCCTTCCAGTAGGTGCAGATGACGGAGAACACGAACCCAATGGCCATCCCCACGCCCATCCCTGCGAGAAGTCCCACAACCGGCCCCCCCGCCTTCGCCCCGAGGGCCCCCACGAACGCGCTGATGAGAAGGGCCCCCTCGAGCCCGATGTTGAACAGCCCTGCTGTCTCCCCGATGATCTCCCCGATCGCGGTGAGGGTGATCGGCACCATCGCGTGCAGCGAGATCCTCAGGAGATCGAGGACGTAGCTCCAGTTCATGCTCCCTCCCTCTCCGTCGCCCGATCGCGGCGGAACACCCCGCCGAGCTTGCGCACGCTCCGCGCGATCGCCGGGAAGACCCTCACCAGTTCAGGGATCGCCATCGCGATCACGATCGCCCCCATCACCACCCGCACCATCTCCAGCGGCACGGGGTTCGAGCCATAGAACTGCATCACCCGTCCCCCGGCATTGAGGCCGCCGAAGAAGAGGGCCGCCACCAGGATCCCGATCGGGTGGTTGCGGCCCATCATCGCCACCGCCATCCCGTCGAACCCGAGGTTCATGAGCTCGGGCAATCCGCTGATGATGGCGTAGGTCGGGGGGAGGCCCATCGTCGTCGCCGCCCCGGCCAACCCCGCGCCCACCCCTCCCAGGGTGAAGCTGAGGAGGATCGTGCGGTTGATGGAGATCCCCCCGTAGCGGGCCGCCCGGGGGTTGAGCCCCGCCGCCCGCACCTCGTAGCCGGTGGCGGTGTGCCAGAGGAGGAAGTACACGAACAGGGCGAACGCCACGGCGAGGAACACGGAATAGGAGAGGTCCGTCCCCCGCACGAGGATCGGGAACCGCGCCGACAGGGGGACCTGCACCGTGCGCTGCCCCTGGCGCGCATCCACGAGGACGTAGGCCACGAGGTAGAACACGAGGAACCGGGAGATCCAGTTGAACATGATCGTCGAGATGACCTCGTTGACCCCCCGGGTCAGCTTGAGAAGCGCCGGCCCCAGGCTCCACAACGCCCCGGCGATCGCAGCGAACAGGATCCCCACGAGGAGGTGTACCCCCGCGGGGAGCTTGAAGTACGCCACACACACCGCCGCTGCCGCCCCCACGTACATCTGGCCCTCGGCCCCGATGTTGAACATCCCCGCCCGGACGCAGATCGAGAACGTGAGCGCGGTGAGGATGAGCGGCACGCCCCGCGCGATCGAACTGGCGATCTCGTAACTGCCGCCGTAGGCGCCCCGGAAGAGGGCCCAGTACGCCTTCCACGGGTCGTAG from Candidatus Bipolaricaulis anaerobius harbors:
- a CDS encoding BtpA/SgcQ family protein; translated protein: MSAEWKERWDGLRIASLGDLCGVEVPVIGMVHLWPLPGAPGYAGYGMEKIIAAALSDARALVRGGVDGLIVENMWDLPYHVGRAVPPEESACHAVAARAVVEEVSVPVGINVVHNGGVVALAIAVACGAAFIRVCLLTGAQVWDTGEFDHGCAAELLRKRKELGAEHIKLLCDVDKKHAVRFPGIDLATHIAWTEFYGADALIVSGRMTGDAPAGEKVRAAKELAHRPVLVGSGATEENIAHFLQWADGVIVGSSLKRGGDPTAPVDEERVVRFVAAARSGRG
- a CDS encoding carbohydrate kinase family protein, translating into MSRRPVVAVLGDLNADVTIRVGAVPPPGGEAHADAALAVGGSAALTARWLAALGCEVRLAAAVGDDPFADWLLQSLIRDGVPPTWLQRIAGRPTGLCFALIHPGGERTLLASPGAARDLRWEEIPGSWLAGVDWLHVSGYAWRGGAERAAAERAVARAQAEGIPLSLDPGAMAGTVRGDRDPLSAFALLLPNRHEIRDLTGHDDPWSGAAELRRRGVGWVAVKLDRDGCLVQGPCGGACVPGHPVEVGNTTGAGDAFNAGAIVGVLSGWEPEEVGELGNLLGAAAVRHGAGGPLPERGDLLALLDRGSTLAGWIETHWRKEGR
- a CDS encoding ABC transporter permease; this translates as MTAHEARSGGRLLRGVHRTLTGLHPVLESVLAAVLGLLVGALLMYIWGYDPWKAYWALFRGAYGGSYEIASSIARGVPLILTALTFSICVRAGMFNIGAEGQMYVGAAAAVCVAYFKLPAGVHLLVGILFAAIAGALWSLGPALLKLTRGVNEVISTIMFNWISRFLVFYLVAYVLVDARQGQRTVQVPLSARFPILVRGTDLSYSVFLAVAFALFVYFLLWHTATGYEVRAAGLNPRAARYGGISINRTILLSFTLGGVGAGLAGAATTMGLPPTYAIISGLPELMNLGFDGMAVAMMGRNHPIGILVAALFFGGLNAGGRVMQFYGSNPVPLEMVRVVMGAIVIAMAIPELVRVFPAIARSVRKLGGVFRRDRATEREGA
- a CDS encoding BtpA/SgcQ family protein, encoding MVGVIHLPPLPGAPRSKGGGLDPILDRARADLAALEAGGADGAIVENFGDAPFRKKADPTTVAALAIVARELARGARIPLGVNVLRSDGVAALAIASLAGASFIRVNVFSGVAFTDQGLIEGEARAILDLRRVLGGEVAVLADVHVKHAVHLDTLPSAARDAARNGPDALIVTGGGTGEPPPPADVEAVQDASGLPVFVGSGIRPENLLHYPRAAGFIVGTSLKAGGVVGNPVEADRVRALVAARARRGGRV
- a CDS encoding ABC transporter permease; translated protein: MNWSYVLDLLRISLHAMVPITLTAIGEIIGETAGLFNIGLEGALLISAFVGALGAKAGGPVVGLLAGMGVGMAIGFVFSVICTYWKGTQMIAGIGINLFAMGFVAFGLIKLGAPGFHAVPAEAQLAKLHTPLGALSPLIFVALVVPFLTHWFLRRTRAGLILKAVGENPEAADVAGINVHLTRLLATTFGGALAGLAGAYLSVGWFGSVTKEISAGRGFIALATVVFSGLNPILALVGGLIFGFFQSLATWIKTLPTKPIPWQFVDMLPYIVTLLVVSGVVGRVRFPKALGEPYKRE